The window TGGCCGTGGGCGGGTCCAGCTTCACGTCCAGAACCATGTAGAAGTCCCGGACCTCGAAGGGCGCCCAGAAGAACTCGTTCTTGGGGATGGTGGTGTCGCTGTGTCCGACAATGGTGCCGTCCGTCACGGACCAGTAGGGGTCGTTGCCCAGCCACCCGGCGGGGTCTGTGCCGGCGGGGAGCGCCGTTTCCATGCGGGGGGTCTTGCCGAGGTTCTTGGCGATGGTGACGGCGGCCCGCAGGGCCTCCGGCTTCACCGCCTCATTGACGGTCTCGCGCAGGGCCATTTCCAGCGCGTCCGCGCTGGGCACCTGCGCCAGTCCGCTCAGCGTCAGTTTCCGGTCGCCGATGTCCCCGGCGCTTTCCAGCAGCGCCGCATAGTTGCCGATGAGCTCCGGCATGTCCATCTGGCTCTGGCCAAGGAGGCGCACCGCGCCGCGCAGGGCCAGGGTCTTGATCACCGGGTCCGCGGAGGTCTTGGCCAGTTCCAGCACCGTGGGCAGCACCGCCGGGGTCGGCCACTCGCAGACCGCGCGCAGCGCCGTTTCGCGCGCGTCGTCCTGGCTGTCAAAGGCCGCCTTGAGGAGCAGTTCCAGCGCTTTCGCGTTGCCCGTCGAGCCCAGCAGCCGCACCAGGGCCAGTTTCGGCTCGCCCTTGGCTTTGGCCAGCGCGTCGAGATAGGCGTCCACCACGGCGTCCGGCGCGGACGGCGTTTGCAGGTTGATGGACTCGCCCTCGGCCACGGTCCGGCTGAACGGCGCGCCGTTCAGCGTGTAGTCCACGCGCAGTTTCTTGAACAGCCCCGGCGCCGTGTCGCCGAAAGGCCCGTTGTTCGCCGCAATGGTGGTCGCGCCTGCGGCCACGGCCTTGGCCACCTTTTCCGTGACATCCGCCATCGGGCCGTCCGGAAGCGCACCATAGAGCGCCTGCTGCACCGCCAGTTCCCCGGCGGTCACGGTCATCTGGCGCGCGCCGAGCGCGGCCAGGGCGGTTTCCGCCGCCTTCATTTCTTTTGGCGACCGCGCGCCCAGCAGGTGGCCCAGCAGTCCGGGCCGGTGCTCCGGCTTGGCCAGGGTGCGCAGCGCCTCAATCGCCGCCACGCGCACCTCCTCCTTGTCGTCCTTTTCCGCCGCCGCCATCAAATGTTCCGCCGGATTCTCCAGGGCGCCCTTGGCGACCAGTTGCACCGCCAGCAGCCGGGCCTCCGGCTTATTGTCCCCCAGCATGGCCGTGACGATGTCGTCCCCGCCGCCGTCCGGGAAGAAGCTCAGGGAGTTCCTCGCCGCCTGTGCCAGCGCCGCGTCGTCCGACCAGATGAGTTCCGCGATCAGGGGCAGCGCGGGCTTGTGGCCAATGCGGGTGAGGGCGCGCAGGGCCGCGATGCGGATGTCCACGGGGCCGTCCATGGCCTCGGTTTTCAGGGCCGTGCCCGCGACATCCCCGCCGCACTCGCCGAGCGCCTCGATAACCGGTATTTTTCGCTCCGGCGCAAGGTTGGGGAGAATGGCCGAAAGCGCGGCGGAAGTGCTTTCCCCGCACAGTTCACGCGCAGTCCGGAGGGCTGCGGCAAAAAGCGCCGCGTCGTCCCCCTGGATTGCCGCCGCCAGCATCGCCGCCCTGTCGCTGTCGCCGCGGGCGAGCGCGGCGCCGCGCCATGCGGCGGAGCGGACTTCCGACGGCGCGTTTCCGACGCCTGCCAGCAGGTCAAAGCATTCAGCGGCCTGGGTTTTCTCATTCCGCGCCAGCAGGGCTTCCGCACCCTTGAACAGCGCGTCGCACACCGCCGCGAGCATGGCGGGGGCCAGGTTTCCAGATTCCAGTCTGCCCTTCAGCGCGTTTATCGCCTCCGGGCTGGCGATGCGGGCCAAAGCCGCCGCGGCCGCCTGCGCTGCGTCGGATTCGTCCGCGGCAAGAATCGCCGCCAGTGCCGGCACCGCCTGTGTGTCCCGACGCATGCCCAGCGAATGGACCACACCCGCCTTGAGGACGCCCTCCGTTTTGTCCAGCGCGGCGCGCAGGGCCGCGCCCGCCGCCTCACCGGGCATTGGCTCCAGCGCCATGCGGGCCATGTGCGACAGTTTTTCATCCGTGAGCAGCGCGGCCAGCGCCTCCACGGCCTCCGGCCCGCCGTGTATGGATAGCAGACGGCAGGCCTCCGCCTTTTCGGCGTAGGGGGCATCGGAGTTCAGCACATCGAGCGGGCCGGTTGCTGCGCCGAAGGCCAGCGGGCAGAGCAGGGCGAGAATCGTGATAAAGCGGAGCATGACGCCTCCCTCCATGAAGGAATGGTTGTTCAGATGGTCCAGGGGCCGCGTTCGGCGCGGGCAATGAGCCGGTTCGCCTCGTCGTCGTTCACAAAGGTCTCGGTCGCCGGGTCGAATTCGAGGTCGCGGCCCAGCCACATGCAGATGTTCGCCGCGTGCACCGTGCTCATCGAGCGGTGCATCACGGACGGGTTCGCCACGGTCTGCTCGCGCGACTTCACGCAGTCCAGGAAATTGCGCATGTGGTCCAGCGAGCGCCCCGTGCGGGCCACATACTCGCCCACCACCGTGTCGTACTCGGCCAGCAGCTCCGGCGAGGACACGTCGGGCTGGCTGTAGCCGTCCGCGGCGGCGGCCCATCCCCGCTCGCCCTCGAAGAGCTCGCCGCAGGAGCCGTGCCAGTACTTGTCGCCCCGCGACAGGACCATTTTCTGGCCGTTGGGGAAGTGGCAGACCATGCCGTCGCCCGAGTCGTTGTCCACATACTCATAGCGAACCGGCGAGGTGTCCCCCGCGGCCAGCCCCGCCTGCGCCTGGGCGAAGGTGTGCGCGCCCCACTCGCCGATGCAGCTCGTGTGGAAGTCATAGTCGCCGCGCCATCCGCCCTTCACATACTCGATGTTGAAGGGCCGCCAGGGGCAGGGCCCCAGCCAGATGTCCCAGTCCACCTCGTCCTTTGGCGGCTCCGTCTGCGCGGGCTTGAAGGTGCGCGGCATCTTCGCCGCGTCCCACGGGGCGATGTGGGCGTAGGCCGTGTGGACCTTGCCCAGGCGGCCCGTG of the Candidatus Hydrogenedentota bacterium genome contains:
- a CDS encoding HEAT repeat domain-containing protein translates to MLRFITILALLCPLAFGAATGPLDVLNSDAPYAEKAEACRLLSIHGGPEAVEALAALLTDEKLSHMARMALEPMPGEAAGAALRAALDKTEGVLKAGVVHSLGMRRDTQAVPALAAILAADESDAAQAAAAALARIASPEAINALKGRLESGNLAPAMLAAVCDALFKGAEALLARNEKTQAAECFDLLAGVGNAPSEVRSAAWRGAALARGDSDRAAMLAAAIQGDDAALFAAALRTARELCGESTSAALSAILPNLAPERKIPVIEALGECGGDVAGTALKTEAMDGPVDIRIAALRALTRIGHKPALPLIAELIWSDDAALAQAARNSLSFFPDGGGDDIVTAMLGDNKPEARLLAVQLVAKGALENPAEHLMAAAEKDDKEEVRVAAIEALRTLAKPEHRPGLLGHLLGARSPKEMKAAETALAALGARQMTVTAGELAVQQALYGALPDGPMADVTEKVAKAVAAGATTIAANNGPFGDTAPGLFKKLRVDYTLNGAPFSRTVAEGESINLQTPSAPDAVVDAYLDALAKAKGEPKLALVRLLGSTGNAKALELLLKAAFDSQDDARETALRAVCEWPTPAVLPTVLELAKTSADPVIKTLALRGAVRLLGQSQMDMPELIGNYAALLESAGDIGDRKLTLSGLAQVPSADALEMALRETVNEAVKPEALRAAVTIAKNLGKTPRMETALPAGTDPAGWLGNDPYWSVTDGTIVGHSDTTIPKNEFFWAPFEVRDFYMVLDVKLDPPTANAGIQFRSKRVDDHGQAQGYQADMGQDVWGRLYHEHGRGKLDWTDRADAAVKPGEWNRYEILAVGPAIWTALNGTLGVAFLDLNGIDERGGGVSVQIHGGPPQTVHYRIERLVHDPEVTLAGLTPEQLIAELKVSEN
- a CDS encoding Gfo/Idh/MocA family oxidoreductase, translating into MNRRDFLSSAAAAFAAPMIVPASVLGRGGAVAPSERITAAGIGIHGRGFHDLRWMIGNKDVQVLAICDVWKQQRLAVKEFVDEFYGNTDCAMYRDIREFLAERDDIDAVLIATGDHWHAQASVRAMRAGKDVYTEKPSTMTIAEGQAVVETAKRYGRVYQTGTQRLSEANHVFAIEMALTGRLGKVHTAYAHIAPWDAAKMPRTFKPAQTEPPKDEVDWDIWLGPCPWRPFNIEYVKGGWRGDYDFHTSCIGEWGAHTFAQAQAGLAAGDTSPVRYEYVDNDSGDGMVCHFPNGQKMVLSRGDKYWHGSCGELFEGERGWAAAADGYSQPDVSSPELLAEYDTVVGEYVARTGRSLDHMRNFLDCVKSREQTVANPSVMHRSMSTVHAANICMWLGRDLEFDPATETFVNDDEANRLIARAERGPWTI